A part of Melittangium boletus DSM 14713 genomic DNA contains:
- a CDS encoding cytochrome-c peroxidase has translation MNRHSLCTWLLAGALSGGLVACTSEEPFPTADEFELLSSLHSPTRTPPADPTNRLENQPAAAALGLRLFKDPLLSGCGTISCQSCHDGEGRTVDTPTAEGCFGQRTGRNPPTVINAAYSTWYMWDGRADRLWNQALLPLLNPVEMASNPAILRARLSEAYAEEYRALFGKTPEEETDDDQLLAHFGKVIAAYERTLVRNDAPFDQDVRRFIAAVEAGTQEKDPAYLGLKTFVRKGQCAACHKGPMLSDEQFHNIGVEDLSEGQRGVAAGADPMLTWAFNSAGPYSDAPIGAESTRLQRLRSDLTEKAGELEGAYKTPTLRNVTLTAPYMHTGEVKTLLDVVELYNKGGEAPGKYAGVVSVTIQPLDLTDEEKQSLVRLLESMTGAP, from the coding sequence ATGAATCGTCACTCCCTGTGCACCTGGCTGCTGGCGGGCGCTCTCTCCGGCGGCCTCGTGGCCTGTACGAGCGAGGAGCCCTTTCCCACCGCCGACGAATTCGAGCTGCTCAGCAGCCTGCATTCGCCCACGCGCACGCCTCCCGCGGATCCCACCAACCGCCTCGAGAACCAACCCGCGGCGGCGGCGCTGGGGCTGCGGCTCTTCAAGGATCCGCTCCTGTCGGGCTGCGGCACCATCTCCTGCCAGAGCTGCCACGACGGCGAGGGCCGCACCGTGGACACGCCCACGGCCGAGGGCTGCTTCGGCCAGCGCACCGGACGCAACCCCCCCACCGTCATCAACGCCGCCTACAGCACCTGGTACATGTGGGACGGGCGCGCGGACCGGCTGTGGAACCAGGCGCTGCTGCCGCTGCTCAACCCGGTGGAGATGGCCAGCAACCCCGCCATCCTGCGCGCGCGGCTGAGCGAGGCCTACGCGGAGGAGTACCGCGCCCTCTTCGGCAAGACGCCCGAGGAGGAGACGGACGATGACCAGTTGCTGGCCCACTTCGGCAAGGTCATCGCCGCCTACGAGCGCACGCTGGTGCGCAACGACGCGCCCTTCGATCAGGACGTGCGGCGCTTCATCGCGGCGGTGGAGGCCGGCACGCAGGAGAAGGATCCGGCGTACCTGGGCCTCAAGACGTTCGTGCGCAAGGGCCAGTGCGCCGCGTGTCACAAGGGCCCCATGCTCAGCGACGAGCAGTTCCACAACATCGGCGTGGAAGACCTGAGCGAGGGCCAGCGCGGCGTGGCGGCGGGGGCGGACCCCATGCTGACGTGGGCGTTCAACTCGGCGGGGCCCTACAGCGACGCGCCCATCGGCGCCGAGTCGACGCGGCTGCAGCGCCTGCGCAGCGACCTGACCGAGAAGGCCGGCGAGCTGGAAGGCGCCTACAAGACGCCCACGCTGCGCAACGTGACCCTCACGGCGCCCTACATGCACACGGGCGAGGTGAAGACGCTCCTGGACGTGGTGGAGCTGTACAACAAGGGCGGCGAGGCCCCGGGCAAATACGCGGGCGTGGTCTCCGTGACCATCCAACCCCTGGACCTCACCGACGAGGAAAAGCAGTCCCTGGTGCGCCTGCTCGAGTCCATGACGGGAGCGCCCTGA
- a CDS encoding chemotaxis protein CheW, whose amino-acid sequence MNEALVRVHTGRQRWLVRVADLQEVVPMMSLGRVEGQDGACRGVLNLRGELVPVFDGAGRDAPLEPSRLILVLRERAGTRVGLIVDEAHDVLLLPEERLTPRPVGGGRPRRMALVDEEFFTVLEPDEVAAHGG is encoded by the coding sequence ATGAACGAAGCGCTCGTGCGCGTCCACACCGGGCGCCAACGCTGGCTGGTGCGGGTGGCGGACCTGCAGGAGGTCGTCCCGATGATGTCGCTGGGGCGCGTCGAGGGCCAGGACGGGGCGTGCCGGGGCGTGCTCAACCTGCGCGGCGAGCTGGTGCCGGTGTTCGATGGCGCCGGACGGGACGCGCCGCTCGAGCCCTCGCGCCTCATCCTCGTGCTGCGCGAGCGCGCGGGCACGCGCGTGGGGCTCATCGTGGACGAGGCCCATGACGTGCTCCTGCTGCCCGAGGAGCGGTTGACGCCCCGTCCGGTGGGCGGCGGCCGCCCGCGCCGGATGGCGCTCGTGGACGAGGAGTTCTTCACGGTGCTGGAGCCCGACGAGGTGGCGGCCCATGGCGGTTGA
- a CDS encoding serine/threonine protein kinase codes for MTTPALHPDHLRPGDSVGPWHIVQVLGQGGSARVFKVERDGHPYSMKMALRPLSDSREELSEEEYQEEKNTYRQLAHEAAALFTYATHPNLLRVYAVDFWPSPSKGYSFLITDFVDGDNWHQWRWRKPPHAARLVATYSEVVHTVGTLHARGVYHRDLKAENLLIRREDGRPFVIDFGTVRLPSALTKTMGIREGVLHLLPPELLAYTRTEAWKRGEPFVGGVAADLYALGVLLYQALTDMHPFDPELSDKELLAAIADTPPTPPHLLNPLVPRSLSDIAMRLLEKQPEARYPSTEALRQALEGAAEKGRSSPSWKVPLFTAEDGLAELPPEEDEEVTPPLESEREGPDEEQPMGEEARARQEPPASDPLQPRARRPRLLLGAVGLSVLGLALWLVISTLAPLPEALPLGFGRSAKGSPPVSTSLRSPSSSLLAAWLCAAGLGCPAAQVKPPSPADCPSEATEAMSRDLKIDRASPLEAIIDINQPGRFVEVGIYQDGPVISRITRGDGNLPEGTILHGQLWTGPGIDETHGGEKLPAAMGRYTQAILPDGRKYPVCIVLGDVDGRIIIGEDSKPGAYTLNRTVPVSVVSRWP; via the coding sequence ATGACGACGCCTGCCCTGCATCCGGACCATCTCCGACCTGGCGACAGCGTAGGGCCCTGGCACATCGTCCAGGTGCTGGGCCAGGGCGGCTCGGCCCGGGTCTTCAAGGTGGAGCGTGATGGCCACCCCTACTCCATGAAGATGGCGCTGCGCCCCCTCTCCGACTCCCGGGAGGAACTCTCCGAGGAGGAGTACCAGGAGGAGAAGAACACGTACCGTCAGCTCGCGCACGAAGCGGCGGCCCTCTTCACCTACGCCACCCACCCCAACCTGCTGCGCGTGTACGCGGTGGACTTCTGGCCCAGTCCCAGCAAGGGCTACTCCTTCCTCATCACCGACTTCGTGGACGGGGACAACTGGCACCAGTGGCGCTGGCGCAAGCCGCCGCATGCCGCCCGGTTGGTCGCCACTTATTCCGAGGTGGTGCACACCGTGGGCACGTTGCACGCGCGAGGCGTGTACCACCGGGACTTGAAGGCGGAAAACCTCCTCATCCGCCGTGAGGACGGCCGGCCCTTCGTCATCGACTTCGGCACCGTGCGCCTGCCGTCGGCCCTCACGAAGACGATGGGCATACGGGAGGGCGTGTTGCACCTGCTGCCGCCCGAACTCCTGGCCTACACGCGCACCGAGGCATGGAAACGGGGCGAGCCCTTCGTGGGCGGCGTGGCCGCGGACCTGTATGCCTTGGGGGTGCTGCTCTACCAGGCACTTACGGACATGCACCCTTTCGATCCGGAATTGTCGGACAAGGAACTGCTGGCCGCCATCGCCGACACGCCCCCCACGCCGCCCCACCTCCTCAACCCCCTGGTGCCGCGCTCCTTGAGCGACATCGCCATGCGGCTGCTGGAGAAGCAGCCCGAGGCGCGCTACCCCAGCACGGAGGCGCTGCGCCAGGCGCTAGAAGGAGCCGCCGAGAAGGGGCGTTCGTCCCCCTCCTGGAAGGTGCCGCTCTTCACTGCCGAGGACGGCCTGGCGGAGCTTCCGCCCGAGGAGGACGAAGAAGTAACGCCTCCGCTGGAGTCGGAGCGCGAGGGGCCCGATGAGGAACAGCCCATGGGCGAGGAGGCGCGGGCGAGGCAGGAACCTCCTGCCTCGGATCCCCTCCAACCACGCGCCCGGAGGCCCAGGCTCCTCCTCGGGGCCGTGGGTTTGAGCGTGCTCGGCCTTGCCTTGTGGCTGGTGATCTCCACACTCGCGCCCCTGCCCGAGGCACTGCCGCTCGGGTTTGGCCGCTCCGCGAAAGGAAGTCCGCCCGTGTCCACCTCGCTCCGTTCCCCTTCCTCTAGTCTCCTCGCCGCTTGGTTGTGTGCCGCCGGGCTGGGGTGCCCCGCTGCCCAAGTGAAGCCCCCATCGCCCGCCGACTGCCCTTCGGAAGCCACCGAGGCCATGTCTCGGGATCTGAAGATCGACAGAGCCAGTCCGCTGGAGGCCATCATCGACATCAACCAGCCAGGCCGATTCGTGGAGGTAGGCATCTACCAGGACGGCCCCGTCATCAGCCGCATCACCCGGGGCGACGGCAACCTGCCGGAGGGGACAATCCTCCATGGCCAACTCTGGACGGGTCCCGGCATCGACGAAACCCATGGGGGGGAGAAACTGCCGGCCGCCATGGGTCGCTACACCCAGGCGATACTACCGGATGGTCGGAAGTACCCTGTGTGCATCGTGCTGGGCGACGTGGATGGGCGTATCATCATTGGGGAGGACTCCAAGCCAGGAGCCTACACCCTGAACCGCACGGTGCCGGTGAGCGTCGTCTCGCGCTGGCCGTGA
- a CDS encoding NAD(P)/FAD-dependent oxidoreductase has translation MESNRDVHHVVVVGAGFGGLEAARKLGKAKERVKVTVVDRYNHHLFQPLLYQVATAVLSPADISAPIRHILRGKNTQVLLAEARSVDTARKVLVCDGGELAYDSLVLATGATHSYFNHPEWSKIAPGLKTLNDAVAMRERILLALEAAERETDPERQREWLTFVIIGAGPTGVELAGALSYMTRHSLPKDFRRIDTRKARVILLEGLPRVLSQFSEKLSEDARRDLEKLGVEVRTGSMVSGVDEQGVSIGEERIPTRTVLWGAGVAASPLMRSLGAPLDKAGRVKVDASLTLSGHPDVYVIGDVASLQQDGKPVPGIAPAAMQMGRHVAKSILERLAGKPPEPFHYVDKGSFAVIGRGYAVGTMFGKVPLSGFLAWALWAGVHIAYLVGFRNRLAVMLNWFFTFMTRGRDVRLITGAYAPRLPPFSPTAEPPGDGIHAGPDPAHSAPPPIH, from the coding sequence ATGGAAAGCAACCGGGACGTGCATCACGTGGTGGTGGTGGGAGCGGGTTTCGGAGGGCTGGAGGCCGCGCGCAAGCTGGGCAAGGCCAAGGAGCGCGTGAAGGTGACCGTGGTGGATCGCTACAACCACCACCTCTTCCAGCCGCTGCTCTATCAGGTGGCCACCGCCGTGCTCAGTCCCGCGGACATCTCCGCGCCCATCCGCCACATCCTGCGCGGCAAGAACACGCAGGTGCTGCTCGCCGAGGCGCGCTCGGTGGACACGGCGCGCAAGGTGCTCGTGTGCGACGGCGGCGAGCTGGCCTATGACTCGCTGGTGCTCGCCACGGGGGCCACGCACTCGTACTTCAACCACCCGGAGTGGTCGAAGATCGCCCCGGGCCTCAAGACGCTCAATGACGCGGTGGCCATGCGCGAGCGCATCCTCCTGGCCCTCGAGGCCGCCGAGCGCGAGACGGATCCCGAGCGCCAGCGCGAATGGCTCACCTTCGTCATCATCGGCGCGGGGCCCACGGGCGTGGAACTCGCAGGGGCGCTGTCGTACATGACGCGCCATTCGCTGCCCAAGGACTTCCGCCGCATCGACACGCGCAAGGCCCGCGTCATCCTCCTGGAGGGCCTGCCGCGCGTGCTCTCTCAGTTCTCGGAGAAGCTGTCCGAGGACGCGCGCCGCGACCTGGAGAAGCTCGGCGTGGAGGTGCGCACCGGCTCCATGGTGTCCGGCGTGGACGAGCAGGGCGTGTCCATTGGCGAGGAGCGCATCCCCACGCGCACGGTGCTCTGGGGCGCGGGCGTGGCGGCCTCGCCGCTGATGCGCTCGCTCGGCGCGCCGCTCGACAAGGCGGGCCGGGTGAAGGTGGATGCCTCGCTCACCTTGTCCGGGCACCCGGACGTGTATGTGATTGGGGACGTGGCCTCGCTGCAGCAGGACGGCAAGCCCGTGCCCGGCATCGCCCCGGCGGCCATGCAGATGGGCCGGCACGTGGCGAAGAGCATCCTCGAGCGCCTCGCGGGCAAGCCGCCCGAGCCCTTCCACTACGTGGACAAGGGCAGCTTCGCCGTCATTGGCCGCGGCTACGCGGTGGGCACCATGTTCGGCAAGGTGCCGCTGAGCGGCTTCCTGGCCTGGGCCCTGTGGGCCGGCGTGCACATCGCCTATCTGGTGGGCTTCCGCAACCGGCTGGCCGTGATGCTCAACTGGTTCTTCACCTTCATGACCCGGGGCCGCGACGTGCGTCTCATCACCGGGGCCTACGCGCCCCGGCTGCCGCCCTTCTCGCCCACGGCCGAGCCGCCCGGGGATGGCATCCACGCGGGGCCGGATCCCGCGCACTCGGCGCCGCCCCCGATTCACTGA
- a CDS encoding chemotaxis protein CheW encodes MAVDPVEALLERRAARYARPGAPVLTTVVEYAAFGRGSGHYALPLVSLREVRPLRHLARVPGASPVVAGVFQFRGELLSAHDLAAWLGTGPGARAEWVLVVEHAGARLGLLADTLAGIERLGASEWSAVPVTLGERGACFRGVLGGQRLLLEPERLFSTPAFFRAF; translated from the coding sequence ATGGCGGTTGATCCCGTCGAGGCGCTGCTCGAGCGGCGTGCCGCCCGCTACGCGCGCCCAGGTGCTCCCGTCCTGACGACGGTGGTGGAGTACGCGGCCTTCGGTCGGGGCTCGGGCCATTACGCGCTGCCGCTCGTGTCGTTGCGCGAGGTCCGGCCGCTGCGGCATCTGGCGCGCGTCCCCGGGGCCTCGCCCGTGGTGGCCGGCGTCTTCCAGTTCCGGGGAGAGTTGCTGAGCGCGCATGACCTGGCCGCGTGGCTGGGCACGGGGCCGGGGGCTCGCGCCGAGTGGGTGCTGGTGGTGGAGCACGCGGGGGCGCGCCTGGGCCTGCTGGCGGACACCCTGGCCGGCATCGAGCGGTTGGGCGCCTCGGAATGGAGCGCGGTGCCGGTGACGCTGGGGGAGCGCGGCGCGTGTTTTCGCGGAGTGCTCGGAGGCCAGCGCCTGTTGCTCGAGCCCGAGCGGCTTTTCTCCACGCCCGCCTTCTTCCGCGCCTTCTGA
- a CDS encoding response regulator gives MARILVIDDSPTVALSMSRLLLSDGHLVETVSDVRELPVYLRDSRPDLILLDLEMPSLPGVEWAAFMRRCYQQRLSLIIHSCQPWGKLEAAAQTVGAVGIIPKGASSDAARCIINSALRRTARPMG, from the coding sequence ATGGCCCGCATCCTCGTCATTGATGACAGCCCCACGGTCGCGTTGTCGATGTCCCGCCTGCTGCTGAGCGATGGGCACCTCGTGGAGACCGTCAGTGACGTGCGGGAGCTGCCGGTCTACCTGCGCGACTCGCGGCCGGATTTGATCCTCCTGGACCTGGAGATGCCGTCCCTGCCGGGCGTGGAGTGGGCGGCGTTCATGCGCCGCTGCTACCAGCAGCGCCTCTCGCTCATCATCCATTCGTGCCAGCCGTGGGGAAAGCTGGAGGCCGCGGCGCAGACGGTGGGCGCGGTGGGCATCATTCCCAAGGGCGCCTCCTCGGATGCCGCGCGCTGCATCATTAATAGTGCCTTGCGCCGCACGGCGAGGCCCATGGGATGA
- a CDS encoding DUF2381 family protein produces the protein MGRAASHEHSVYFGLENHTGRHHSDVGWRCDEPHHFQQHGISHLLRWTQEVSTLARLLPSLPLTLLLTGATAAAQPPSPARERQERRVTLPSAPDEPGLEVSVAAGITTYLRFDAALDKTAVEVENRPLRFTWVDVGDTLVALEPLVDLGAEEKLVVRVRYRDGASPAKATLALVTRPGVVDKEVEVVRRPRTLEALEAALAESQAELAALKAQSGASGLAGLVFTGRLNLHGVRARRLESIRTSTWNGLAYVGGEGYRAGRWALAVIRVRNLPGQQSWMPGSALLTRKDGTPVKVLSVAMDKAQLAPGEEGLVAVETEAPFWTADEDLRLEFRDKSGGRRLPIPNVNL, from the coding sequence ATGGGCCGCGCAGCTTCGCACGAGCACTCGGTGTACTTCGGGCTCGAGAACCACACGGGACGCCATCACTCCGATGTGGGGTGGCGCTGCGACGAACCGCACCATTTTCAGCAGCACGGGATTTCCCATCTGCTACGGTGGACTCAGGAGGTATCCACCCTGGCCCGACTTCTCCCGTCGCTCCCGCTCACGCTCCTCTTGACGGGAGCCACCGCGGCAGCTCAGCCCCCGTCCCCTGCTCGCGAGAGGCAGGAGCGGCGCGTCACCCTGCCCAGCGCCCCGGACGAGCCGGGCTTGGAAGTGAGCGTGGCCGCTGGCATCACCACCTACCTGCGCTTCGACGCCGCCTTGGACAAGACCGCGGTGGAGGTGGAGAACCGCCCCCTCCGCTTCACCTGGGTGGACGTGGGAGACACCCTCGTAGCCTTGGAGCCCTTGGTGGACTTGGGGGCCGAGGAGAAGCTGGTGGTGCGCGTGCGCTACCGAGACGGGGCCTCCCCGGCGAAGGCCACGCTCGCGCTGGTGACGCGCCCCGGGGTGGTGGACAAAGAGGTGGAGGTGGTACGCCGCCCCCGGACGCTCGAGGCGCTGGAGGCCGCGCTGGCGGAGAGCCAAGCGGAGCTCGCGGCGCTCAAGGCCCAGTCCGGAGCGAGTGGGCTCGCCGGGCTCGTCTTCACGGGGCGCCTCAATCTTCACGGTGTGCGGGCCCGGCGCCTCGAGAGTATCCGTACCAGCACTTGGAACGGGCTGGCGTACGTGGGAGGCGAGGGGTACCGCGCTGGCCGTTGGGCGCTCGCCGTCATCCGCGTGCGCAACCTGCCGGGGCAGCAGTCCTGGATGCCGGGCTCCGCTCTTCTCACCCGGAAGGACGGCACCCCGGTGAAAGTGCTCTCCGTGGCCATGGACAAGGCGCAGCTCGCCCCAGGAGAGGAGGGCCTCGTGGCGGTGGAGACGGAGGCGCCCTTCTGGACGGCGGACGAGGATCTCCGCCTGGAGTTCAGGGACAAGAGCGGCGGCCGCCGCCTTCCCATCCCCAACGTGAATCTATAG
- a CDS encoding M24 family metallopeptidase, with protein MKTPRLRLLAPLFLLTSACATTASAPAVSPAPSPTRPFGTLREQAERQQAWLRERLDKALPTLMRQYGIEMWVVPMREYNEDPVFPALVSPTTFAARRRTIYVFHDRGPDKGVERLALGGGTQGGVYESRRSARQVDGGGVTRQAELWGPDQWQVLKAVLEERQPKVIGIDVSRTFAFADGLTHGEYEGMAEALGPAWMSRMKPAEGLPVDVLAWRGADESRFYADLTKLAWDVIGTAFSHQVITPGQTRTGDVVWWMRQRLNDLGLDTWFHPSVSVQRRGKTEAELGESPIIERGDVLHCDFGITALRLNTDTQHMGYVLREGETEVPAGLRAALARSNRLQDIVVGELRPGRTGNDILRSSRERMLAEGLDGTVYSHPIGLHGHGAGPMIGLWDRQEGVPGNGDHRVMPSQWFSIELQVTSPVPEWDGQKVRSAQEEDVVLDAQGQVRWALDRQTAFHLVR; from the coding sequence ATGAAGACTCCTCGGCTCCGGCTCCTCGCTCCCCTGTTCCTCCTGACGTCCGCCTGTGCCACCACGGCCTCCGCTCCCGCCGTGTCCCCGGCTCCGTCCCCCACTCGCCCCTTTGGTACCTTGCGTGAGCAGGCGGAGCGGCAGCAGGCGTGGTTGCGCGAGCGTCTGGACAAGGCCCTGCCCACGCTCATGCGCCAGTACGGCATCGAGATGTGGGTGGTGCCCATGCGCGAGTACAACGAGGACCCCGTGTTCCCGGCCCTCGTCTCGCCCACGACGTTCGCGGCGCGGCGGCGCACCATCTACGTCTTCCATGATCGGGGCCCGGACAAGGGCGTGGAGCGTCTGGCGCTCGGTGGGGGCACGCAGGGCGGCGTGTACGAATCCCGGCGCTCGGCGCGGCAGGTGGACGGCGGCGGCGTCACCCGGCAGGCGGAGCTGTGGGGGCCGGATCAATGGCAGGTGCTCAAGGCGGTGCTCGAGGAGCGGCAGCCCAAGGTCATTGGCATCGACGTGTCGCGCACGTTCGCCTTCGCGGACGGGCTGACGCATGGCGAGTACGAGGGCATGGCCGAGGCCCTGGGGCCCGCGTGGATGTCGCGGATGAAGCCCGCGGAAGGGCTCCCGGTGGATGTGCTCGCGTGGCGCGGCGCGGATGAGTCTCGCTTCTACGCGGACCTGACGAAGCTCGCGTGGGATGTCATCGGCACGGCCTTCTCCCACCAGGTCATCACCCCGGGCCAGACGCGCACGGGCGACGTGGTGTGGTGGATGCGGCAGCGGCTCAATGATCTGGGGCTCGACACCTGGTTCCATCCCTCGGTGTCGGTGCAGCGGCGGGGCAAGACGGAGGCGGAACTGGGCGAGAGCCCCATCATCGAGCGCGGAGACGTGTTGCACTGCGACTTCGGCATCACCGCGCTGCGGCTCAACACGGACACCCAGCACATGGGCTACGTGCTGCGCGAAGGGGAGACCGAAGTGCCAGCGGGACTGCGCGCGGCGCTCGCCCGCTCCAACCGCTTGCAGGACATCGTCGTGGGGGAACTGCGCCCGGGCCGCACGGGCAATGACATCCTCCGCTCCTCCCGGGAGCGGATGCTCGCCGAGGGGCTCGACGGGACGGTGTACTCCCACCCCATCGGACTCCATGGTCATGGCGCGGGGCCGATGATCGGTTTGTGGGACAGGCAGGAGGGGGTGCCAGGCAATGGCGATCACCGGGTGATGCCCTCCCAGTGGTTCTCCATCGAGTTGCAGGTGACGAGCCCCGTGCCCGAATGGGACGGGCAGAAGGTACGCTCCGCGCAGGAAGAAGACGTGGTGCTCGATGCCCAGGGGCAGGTGCGCTGGGCGCTCGATCGCCAGACGGCCTTCCATCTGGTGCGATGA
- a CDS encoding Kelch repeat-containing protein — MTRVWVGRVLMALVSMGSLGATPRVQGPLVDLADGRVLAVGGGEVYEPEVGGWRTTGVMHTARRQPAAVRLADGRVLVVGGASAASGALASAEVYEPATGRWTPVADLLEAREDPAAVVLADGRVLVVGGFDGRRQPVRSAEVFDPVRGGWTRTGAPLATRQGARTGVVLEGGQALFVSGLQAELYEPASGAWRKAGPVGGAAGTHRSGHTVTRLRDGRVLVVGGTTARAAATAEVYEPETGQWRLVAAPGSPREAHAAWVMEDGRVLVVGGFHASTGALASVERYDPVADSWSEESPLQEARRGAALLALEEGAVRVVGGGLSPSERYVPDRCLPLTCEAAGPVCGALADGCGGTLTCGPCEEAPRCGEDGCGVERAGYDARLRVLRCDEAGVGCASGAGLAGRGPLGPEPHAPNTLGGTCGDGGGGVAGRDESLEALRVVTEDGERLASGRRVRVEATVWAYEDPETNRLDLYFAADAREPVWTHVATLKPEGSGARVLSATYVLPVGTLQAVRGVFRYAGRAEPCPGGVFDDVDDLVFTVR; from the coding sequence ATGACAAGGGTTTGGGTGGGACGTGTCCTGATGGCGCTCGTGTCGATGGGGAGCCTGGGCGCCACACCGCGCGTGCAGGGGCCGCTCGTGGATCTGGCGGACGGACGGGTGCTGGCGGTGGGGGGAGGTGAGGTGTACGAGCCCGAAGTGGGGGGCTGGCGCACGACGGGGGTGATGCACACCGCCCGGCGACAACCCGCGGCGGTGCGGCTGGCGGACGGGCGGGTGCTGGTGGTGGGGGGCGCGTCGGCGGCCTCGGGCGCGCTGGCGAGCGCGGAGGTGTATGAGCCCGCGACGGGCCGATGGACGCCCGTGGCGGATCTGCTCGAGGCGCGCGAGGACCCGGCGGCGGTGGTGCTGGCGGATGGGCGGGTGCTGGTGGTGGGCGGCTTCGACGGACGGCGGCAGCCGGTGCGCTCGGCGGAGGTGTTCGATCCAGTCCGGGGCGGATGGACGCGCACGGGGGCTCCCCTGGCCACGCGGCAGGGGGCGCGCACGGGCGTGGTGCTCGAGGGAGGACAGGCGCTCTTCGTGAGTGGCCTCCAGGCGGAGCTTTATGAGCCCGCGAGTGGCGCCTGGCGAAAGGCGGGCCCGGTGGGGGGCGCGGCGGGGACCCATCGCTCGGGCCATACGGTGACGCGCTTGAGGGATGGACGGGTGCTGGTGGTGGGCGGCACGACGGCCCGAGCGGCGGCCACCGCGGAGGTGTACGAGCCCGAGACCGGGCAGTGGCGGCTCGTGGCGGCGCCCGGCTCTCCGCGCGAGGCACACGCGGCGTGGGTGATGGAGGACGGGCGGGTGCTGGTGGTGGGAGGCTTTCACGCCTCGACGGGGGCGCTGGCCTCGGTGGAGCGGTACGACCCTGTCGCGGATAGCTGGAGCGAGGAGTCGCCGCTCCAGGAGGCGAGGAGAGGCGCGGCACTGCTCGCCTTGGAGGAGGGGGCGGTGCGGGTGGTGGGGGGCGGCCTGTCCCCAAGCGAGCGGTACGTACCCGATCGCTGTCTTCCCCTGACATGCGAGGCGGCGGGCCCGGTGTGTGGAGCGCTGGCGGATGGGTGTGGGGGCACGCTCACGTGCGGCCCCTGCGAGGAGGCGCCCCGGTGTGGCGAGGACGGCTGCGGCGTGGAGCGCGCTGGCTACGACGCGCGGCTGCGGGTGCTCCGGTGTGACGAGGCGGGAGTGGGGTGTGCCTCGGGCGCCGGGCTGGCGGGACGAGGTCCCCTGGGTCCCGAGCCCCATGCGCCCAACACGCTGGGAGGCACGTGTGGGGATGGTGGGGGAGGCGTGGCCGGGCGGGACGAGTCGCTCGAGGCGTTGCGTGTGGTGACGGAGGACGGGGAGCGCCTGGCGTCGGGGCGGCGGGTGCGGGTGGAGGCCACGGTCTGGGCGTATGAGGATCCGGAGACGAACCGGTTGGACCTGTACTTCGCGGCGGATGCGCGAGAGCCAGTGTGGACGCACGTGGCGACGCTCAAGCCGGAGGGGTCAGGGGCGCGGGTGTTGTCGGCCACGTATGTATTGCCCGTGGGGACGTTGCAGGCGGTGCGGGGCGTGTTCCGTTACGCGGGTCGTGCCGAGCCCTGCCCGGGAGGGGTTTTCGATGACGTGGATGACTTGGTTTTCACCGTGAGGTGA
- a CDS encoding flagellar motor protein MotB, with protein MVLLGALLAPGMSAAQQPRTLPVFALERLHFDTSGMGSLVVGTGRSLEPGVARVSVQSHYERLPLNFARTWDPGITSVSLVENKLTGQLTAAVGVRPWLQVGTHLAYILGQQGQSVLGMSPPNGGGLEAAWASARVAPWRTRDGSPLNVAAELTAALPVGQARLLGREAYLFLPRLQAGIAAEGYQVGGEVSLLLRPRQDFTALTSRPHDVLGNEVRLGATVTSRGENDTATRPEVSMLLNLPLQGGRPSAEFLVGVRKHLVPSVDLFFLGGPGVGTAIDLPTLRLLVGASFVTAEAD; from the coding sequence ATGGTTCTCCTCGGTGCGCTCCTCGCGCCCGGGATGAGCGCAGCCCAGCAGCCAAGGACCCTGCCCGTCTTCGCGCTCGAGCGCCTGCACTTCGACACCTCGGGCATGGGTTCGCTCGTGGTGGGCACGGGCCGCTCCCTGGAGCCGGGCGTGGCGCGCGTGTCCGTGCAGAGCCACTACGAGCGCCTGCCGCTCAACTTCGCCCGGACGTGGGACCCGGGGATCACCTCGGTCTCCCTGGTGGAGAACAAGCTGACGGGCCAGCTCACCGCCGCCGTCGGCGTGCGGCCCTGGCTGCAGGTGGGCACCCACCTGGCCTACATCCTCGGCCAACAGGGCCAGTCCGTGCTCGGCATGAGTCCTCCCAATGGCGGAGGGTTGGAGGCGGCCTGGGCCTCGGCGCGCGTGGCGCCCTGGCGCACCCGGGACGGCTCCCCCTTGAACGTGGCCGCGGAACTCACGGCGGCCCTGCCCGTGGGCCAGGCGCGGCTGCTCGGACGAGAGGCCTATCTGTTCCTGCCCCGGTTGCAGGCGGGCATCGCCGCCGAGGGCTACCAGGTGGGCGGCGAGGTGAGCCTCCTGCTCCGGCCGCGCCAGGACTTCACCGCCCTCACCTCCCGGCCCCATGACGTGCTGGGCAACGAGGTGCGCCTGGGCGCCACCGTCACCTCGCGCGGCGAGAACGACACCGCCACCCGGCCCGAGGTGAGCATGCTGCTCAACCTGCCCCTGCAGGGAGGACGGCCCAGCGCGGAGTTCCTGGTGGGGGTGCGCAAGCACCTGGTGCCGAGCGTGGACCTCTTCTTCCTGGGCGGCCCCGGCGTGGGCACGGCCATCGACCTGCCCACGCTGCGGCTGCTCGTGGGCGCCTCCTTCGTCACGGCCGAGGCCGACTAG